A genome region from Rhizobium sp. NXC14 includes the following:
- the treS gene encoding maltose alpha-D-glucosyltransferase, translated as MDTMNSGSVDPLLWYKDAIIYQLHIKSFYDANGDGVGDFAGLHQKLDHIAALGVNAIWLLPFFPSPRRDDGYDIADYGNVSPDYGTMEDFRAFVDAAHQRNIRVIIELVINHTSDQHPWFQRARHAPAGSPERDFYVWSDSDQKFPETRIIFLDTEKSNWTWDSVAGAYYWHRFYSHQPDLNFDSPLVMEELLKVMRFWLETGIDGFRLDAIPYLVEREGTINENLPETHAILKRIRAALDATHPGVMLLAEANQWPEDTREYFGDGDECHMAFHFPLMPRMYMAIAKEDRFPITDILRQTPEIPENCQWAIFLRNHDELTLEMVTDAERDYLWETYASDKRARINLGIRRRLAPLMERDRRRIELMNALLLSMPGTPVIYYGDEIGMGDNIYLGDRDGVRTPMQWSPDRNGGFSRTDPARLVLPPIADPLYGFEAVNVEAQSTDAHSLLNWTRKMLALRGRHPAFGRGSLRFLSPENRKILAYLREYNGETLMCVANLSRLPQAVELDLSAFEGRVPIELTGMSPFPPIGQLTYLLTLPPYGFFWFQLEADADPPAWRTAPPEQLPDLVTMVIRRGLLDLVDEPRLGRVLSNEILPAYLAKRRWFGAKDQPLQAARLISATPIPYADGVVLGELEVELPDHSESYQLPLAIAWDDAQPSALTQQLALGRVRQGRRVGFLTDGFAVEPMARGILRGLADRSRITGRTGTLEFFGTERLDRLNITDEMPVHWLSAEQSNSSLIVGDVAMIKLIRHIFPGVHPEVEMTRFLTCAGYDHTAPLLGEIAHTDSSGRRSTLIIVQGAIRNQGDAWNWMLNNLRRAADEFVLNDPALEPDDEVFQPLINFVAMVGVRLGELHAVLAGENADEAFSPVVAGDDEVEAIKKAVSGEVAYAMSRLAEREENADPMIDQLAGPLLDRRSELIELGARLAESARGSLMTRTHGDFHLGQILVSEGDAVIIDFEGEPAKNLAERRAKTVPLRDAAGLLRSLSYLVATAQLENDAITEHESEVRRDAIARFGRRAKEAFLGAYWQAVSTSAALAMPPDQRRRVLDAFLLEKAAYEIAYEARNRPKWLPIPLAGLTEIVSRLAGVTA; from the coding sequence ATGGACACGATGAATTCCGGTAGCGTCGACCCGCTGCTCTGGTACAAGGATGCGATCATCTATCAGCTGCACATCAAGTCGTTCTACGACGCCAATGGCGATGGTGTCGGCGATTTTGCCGGACTGCACCAGAAGCTCGATCACATCGCAGCGCTCGGCGTCAACGCCATCTGGCTTTTGCCTTTCTTTCCCTCACCGCGCCGCGACGACGGATACGACATCGCCGACTATGGCAATGTCAGCCCGGATTACGGGACCATGGAGGATTTCCGCGCCTTTGTTGACGCCGCCCATCAGCGAAATATCCGCGTCATAATCGAGCTCGTCATCAACCATACCTCCGACCAGCATCCCTGGTTCCAGCGCGCACGCCATGCACCTGCGGGATCGCCGGAGCGGGATTTCTATGTCTGGTCAGATAGCGACCAGAAATTCCCGGAAACGCGCATCATCTTCCTCGATACGGAGAAATCGAACTGGACGTGGGATTCGGTCGCCGGCGCCTATTATTGGCACCGCTTCTATTCTCACCAGCCCGATCTCAATTTCGACAGCCCGCTGGTTATGGAGGAGCTGCTGAAGGTGATGCGCTTCTGGCTGGAGACCGGCATCGACGGTTTCCGCCTCGACGCAATTCCCTACCTCGTCGAGCGCGAGGGGACGATCAACGAAAATCTTCCCGAGACCCATGCGATCCTCAAGCGCATCCGTGCCGCTCTCGACGCCACTCATCCCGGCGTGATGCTGCTTGCGGAGGCCAATCAGTGGCCCGAGGACACGCGGGAATATTTCGGCGATGGCGACGAATGCCACATGGCGTTCCACTTCCCGCTGATGCCGCGCATGTATATGGCGATCGCCAAGGAAGACCGCTTCCCGATCACCGACATCCTGCGTCAGACGCCTGAAATCCCGGAGAATTGCCAGTGGGCGATCTTCCTGCGCAATCATGACGAGCTGACGCTTGAGATGGTCACCGACGCGGAGCGGGACTATCTGTGGGAGACCTATGCATCCGACAAGCGCGCCCGCATCAATCTCGGCATCAGGCGGCGCCTGGCGCCTCTGATGGAGCGCGACCGCCGGCGCATAGAGCTGATGAACGCGCTGCTTCTGTCAATGCCGGGAACGCCCGTGATCTATTATGGCGATGAGATCGGCATGGGCGACAACATCTATCTCGGCGACCGCGACGGGGTGCGGACGCCGATGCAATGGTCACCGGACCGCAATGGCGGCTTCTCCCGGACGGATCCGGCGCGGCTCGTCCTGCCGCCGATCGCCGATCCGCTCTACGGTTTCGAGGCCGTCAATGTCGAAGCCCAGAGCACCGACGCGCATTCGCTGCTCAACTGGACGCGAAAGATGCTGGCGTTGCGTGGCCGGCATCCGGCCTTCGGACGCGGATCGCTGCGTTTCCTGTCGCCTGAGAACCGCAAGATCCTGGCCTATCTTAGGGAATATAACGGCGAGACGCTGATGTGCGTCGCAAACCTCTCGCGACTGCCCCAGGCGGTCGAGCTCGACCTCTCGGCCTTCGAGGGCCGCGTGCCGATCGAACTAACGGGCATGTCGCCGTTTCCACCGATCGGGCAACTGACCTATCTCCTGACACTGCCGCCCTATGGCTTCTTCTGGTTTCAGCTGGAGGCCGATGCCGATCCGCCGGCATGGCGCACTGCTCCACCCGAACAGCTTCCCGATCTCGTGACGATGGTGATCCGCCGCGGTCTGCTCGACCTGGTCGATGAGCCGCGGTTGGGACGCGTCCTCAGCAACGAAATTCTCCCCGCTTATCTCGCCAAGCGGCGCTGGTTCGGCGCCAAGGACCAGCCGCTTCAGGCGGCCCGGCTGATCTCGGCGACGCCGATCCCCTATGCTGACGGCGTCGTCCTCGGCGAATTGGAGGTGGAGCTGCCGGATCATAGCGAGTCCTATCAGCTGCCGTTGGCGATCGCCTGGGACGACGCGCAACCCTCTGCTCTGACGCAGCAGCTTGCGCTCGGGCGGGTTCGCCAGGGCAGGCGGGTCGGCTTCCTGACGGATGGGTTTGCGGTCGAGCCGATGGCGCGCGGCATCCTGCGCGGACTTGCCGACCGTTCGCGCATTACCGGGCGCACCGGCACCCTCGAATTTTTCGGAACCGAACGGCTCGACCGCCTCAATATCACCGACGAGATGCCGGTCCATTGGCTCTCGGCCGAGCAATCCAACAGCTCACTGATCGTCGGCGACGTCGCCATGATCAAGCTGATCCGGCACATCTTCCCGGGTGTCCATCCGGAGGTGGAGATGACGCGGTTTCTGACCTGCGCGGGTTACGACCACACCGCGCCACTGCTCGGCGAGATCGCGCACACCGATTCCAGCGGCCGCCGCTCGACCTTGATCATCGTCCAGGGCGCGATTCGCAACCAGGGCGATGCCTGGAACTGGATGCTGAACAATCTGCGTCGCGCGGCGGACGAGTTCGTCTTGAACGATCCGGCGCTTGAGCCGGACGACGAGGTCTTCCAGCCGCTCATCAACTTCGTCGCAATGGTCGGCGTGAGGTTGGGCGAGCTGCACGCAGTGCTTGCTGGAGAAAACGCAGACGAGGCGTTCAGTCCTGTCGTCGCCGGCGACGATGAGGTCGAGGCCATCAAGAAGGCAGTGTCGGGCGAAGTGGCCTATGCCATGTCGAGGCTTGCCGAGCGCGAGGAAAACGCCGATCCCATGATCGATCAACTGGCCGGCCCGCTTCTCGATCGGCGATCGGAACTTATCGAGCTTGGCGCGAGACTGGCGGAGAGCGCCCGCGGCTCGCTGATGACGCGCACGCATGGCGATTTCCACCTCGGCCAGATTCTGGTCAGCGAGGGTGACGCGGTCATTATCGACTTCGAAGGCGAGCCAGCGAAAAATCTGGCCGAGCGCCGCGCGAAGACCGTTCCCTTGCGCGATGCCGCCGGACTTTTAAGATCGCTCAGCTATCTCGTCGCCACCGCCCAGCTCGAAAACGACGCCATTACCGAACATGAGAGCGAGGTTCGCCGCGACGCCATCGCGCGGTTCGGCCGAAGGGCCAAGGAGGCCTTTCTCGGCGCTTATTGGCAGGCGGTTTCGACATCCGCGGCGCTCGCTATGCCGCCTGATCAGCGACGGAGGGTTCTCGATGCCTTTCTTCTTGAAAAAGCCGCCTACGAAATCGCTTATGAAGCCCGCAACAGGCCGAAATGGCTGCCGATCCCGCTTGCCGGCCTTACCGAAATCGTATCGCGCTTAGCGGGGGTAACGGCATGA
- a CDS encoding alpha-1,4-glucan--maltose-1-phosphate maltosyltransferase, with protein sequence MLLSAKQGAFSTPPRIYYVNPLLLQGIDAWREVFGHAADTGFDYVLTAPLFERGGDCSVFTSRDFDRLDPDLQLGSAVDDGLSRLVEAADKSGVGLMMDLMLDGKVGDAQVFRPVDPRRSPLDPAEPMNTIGSERQLRLLGEWTERLWRLSGLGLSGYRVLGIDRAAPSLFKSLIAAVREKADAQFLAWTPGTDFAVRRAIADVGFSGCFSSMAWWDLDERWFIEEHRVQEALGWQVAFPEPPFARRIAHGTESREILERRAVRALRLAASLGGGLMVPIGFEYGAATPLDPTHGDGSGLRRLRHDLAFDISSEIRLANAEIGRSGHARAPSLRLIRNANGPVSALVLSEEQDLRNASNVRFVLINRDLRRSASPPMTALREVASGYLPVAADAVLRLQAGEMRIIEAKAPEPIASRPAIDVEQAIASPRLAIENIMPRVDDGRFPVKRVVGEAVTVEADIFADGHDPLAAVLLWRPLDAMAEWNETEMQLVENDRWRAEFLLERVGRYEFAVEAWRNPFAIFRYELTKKHDARLDLKLELQEGLELVHSAKAEARAALGAELQALIDSLENASDAERTAILLDPETAELMKRADKRPFRLRSTTSAVDAERKSAAFASWYQIFPRSQSGDPNRHGTFDDVIPRLPDIRGMGFDVLYFPPIHPIGTTNRKGRNNSLKAAPGDPGSPYAIGSEEGGHDAIHPELGDFEDFGRLVEEAGRHGLEIALDLAIQASPDHPWLTEHPGWFDWRPDGTIKYAENPPKKYEDIVNVDFYTKDALPSLWVELRDIVQLWVDQGVKLFRVDNPHTKPFPFWEWLIGDIRARHPEVVFLSEAFTKPKVMYRLAKIGFSQSYTYFTWRNTKWELEQYMRELTETAPREFFRPHFFVNTHDINPDFLQNAPRPAFLIRAALAATLSGLWGVYNGFELCEGRPDAKRKEYADSEKYEIRAWDYDRPGNIIAEIRMLNRIRNENTALHSHLGLTLLNAWNDNILFFEKASRARDNVLLIAISLDPHNFKESNVELPLWKWGLGDGGALDAEDLVTGHRFRWNGKWQRVSFNPQILPFAIWRVRAAEA encoded by the coding sequence ATGTTACTCTCTGCGAAGCAGGGTGCTTTCAGCACCCCACCCCGGATCTATTATGTCAACCCGCTACTTCTCCAAGGTATCGATGCATGGCGTGAGGTTTTCGGCCATGCGGCGGATACCGGCTTTGATTATGTTCTGACCGCGCCGCTCTTCGAGCGGGGCGGGGACTGCAGCGTCTTTACCTCCCGGGATTTCGATCGCCTCGATCCTGACCTGCAGCTCGGCAGCGCGGTCGATGATGGGCTATCGCGCTTGGTGGAGGCTGCTGACAAGAGCGGCGTCGGCCTGATGATGGACCTGATGCTCGACGGGAAAGTCGGCGATGCACAAGTCTTTCGTCCGGTCGATCCTCGGCGCTCGCCGCTCGATCCGGCGGAGCCGATGAACACGATCGGGTCCGAGCGGCAATTGCGTTTGTTGGGAGAGTGGACCGAACGGCTATGGCGGCTGTCCGGGCTCGGCCTCTCCGGCTACCGAGTGCTCGGGATTGATCGCGCCGCACCGTCGCTTTTCAAATCGCTGATCGCTGCCGTGCGCGAGAAGGCTGACGCTCAATTTCTCGCCTGGACGCCCGGCACCGATTTCGCGGTAAGAAGAGCGATCGCCGATGTAGGCTTTTCAGGATGTTTTTCATCGATGGCCTGGTGGGATCTCGACGAGAGATGGTTCATCGAGGAGCACCGCGTCCAGGAGGCGCTCGGCTGGCAGGTTGCCTTTCCCGAGCCGCCCTTTGCCAGGCGGATCGCGCATGGGACCGAGAGCCGTGAAATCCTCGAGCGGCGTGCCGTCAGAGCGCTGCGGCTTGCCGCCTCGCTCGGCGGTGGTCTCATGGTTCCGATCGGTTTCGAATATGGTGCGGCGACGCCGCTCGATCCCACGCATGGCGATGGTTCGGGCCTGAGGAGGCTGCGCCATGATCTCGCCTTCGACATCTCCTCCGAAATACGCCTCGCCAATGCCGAGATCGGCAGGTCCGGCCACGCGCGCGCTCCATCGCTTCGCCTGATCCGCAACGCCAATGGGCCGGTTTCGGCGCTTGTGCTATCCGAGGAGCAGGATCTTCGCAACGCATCGAATGTGCGGTTCGTCCTGATTAACAGGGACCTCAGGAGAAGCGCTTCCCCACCGATGACGGCCCTTCGCGAAGTTGCCTCCGGTTATCTTCCCGTCGCCGCCGATGCGGTCCTGCGCCTGCAGGCAGGGGAGATGCGGATCATCGAAGCCAAAGCGCCCGAGCCGATTGCATCCCGGCCAGCTATCGACGTTGAGCAGGCAATCGCTTCGCCGCGGCTTGCCATCGAAAACATCATGCCTCGGGTCGATGACGGCCGATTTCCCGTAAAGCGTGTGGTCGGCGAAGCCGTCACAGTCGAGGCCGATATATTCGCCGACGGCCACGACCCCCTCGCCGCCGTGCTGCTCTGGCGGCCGCTCGATGCCATGGCGGAGTGGAACGAGACAGAGATGCAACTGGTCGAGAACGACCGCTGGCGTGCCGAATTCCTGCTGGAACGCGTCGGGCGCTATGAATTCGCGGTCGAAGCGTGGAGGAACCCGTTCGCGATCTTCCGCTACGAGTTGACCAAGAAGCACGATGCCAGACTGGACCTGAAACTGGAGCTGCAGGAAGGATTGGAGCTCGTCCACAGCGCGAAAGCCGAAGCGCGGGCGGCACTCGGCGCTGAGCTGCAGGCGCTCATCGACAGTCTTGAAAACGCTTCCGATGCCGAGCGCACGGCGATCTTGCTCGACCCCGAGACAGCCGAGTTGATGAAACGGGCCGATAAGCGGCCTTTCCGGCTTCGCTCCACGACAAGCGCCGTCGATGCCGAACGCAAGTCGGCGGCCTTCGCCAGCTGGTACCAGATCTTCCCGCGGTCGCAAAGCGGGGATCCGAACCGGCACGGGACCTTTGACGACGTCATCCCGAGACTGCCGGATATCCGCGGCATGGGCTTCGACGTGCTCTATTTCCCGCCGATTCATCCGATTGGAACGACCAACCGGAAGGGGCGCAACAACAGCCTGAAGGCAGCACCCGGCGATCCGGGAAGTCCCTATGCCATCGGCTCCGAGGAGGGCGGCCATGATGCAATTCATCCAGAGCTTGGCGATTTCGAGGATTTCGGCCGGCTGGTCGAGGAGGCGGGCCGGCATGGGCTGGAGATCGCACTCGACCTTGCGATCCAGGCCTCGCCCGATCACCCATGGCTGACGGAGCATCCCGGCTGGTTCGATTGGCGCCCCGATGGCACAATCAAATATGCGGAAAATCCGCCGAAGAAATACGAGGATATCGTCAACGTCGACTTCTACACGAAGGACGCGCTGCCCTCGCTCTGGGTGGAACTTAGGGATATCGTCCAGCTTTGGGTCGACCAGGGCGTCAAGCTGTTTCGGGTCGACAATCCGCACACCAAGCCCTTCCCGTTCTGGGAATGGCTGATCGGCGATATCAGGGCGCGCCATCCCGAGGTCGTCTTCCTGTCGGAAGCCTTCACCAAGCCGAAGGTCATGTACCGGTTGGCGAAGATCGGCTTCTCCCAGTCCTATACCTATTTCACCTGGCGCAATACTAAGTGGGAGCTCGAGCAATATATGCGGGAGCTGACCGAGACGGCGCCGAGGGAATTCTTCCGCCCGCATTTCTTCGTCAACACCCATGACATCAATCCGGATTTCCTCCAGAACGCGCCGCGCCCGGCCTTCCTGATCCGCGCGGCATTGGCCGCGACGCTTTCCGGACTGTGGGGTGTCTATAACGGCTTCGAACTCTGCGAGGGGCGTCCCGATGCCAAGCGCAAGGAATATGCCGACAGTGAGAAATACGAGATTCGCGCCTGGGATTACGACAGGCCAGGCAACATCATCGCCGAAATCCGGATGTTGAACCGCATCCGGAACGAAAACACCGCGCTGCATTCGCATCTCGGGCTGACGCTGCTGAACGCGTGGAATGACAATATCCTGTTCTTCGAGAAGGCGAGCCGCGCCCGCGACAATGTCCTGCTGATCGCGATCAGCCTCGATCCCCACAATTTTAAGGAGAGCAATGTCGAGCTGCCTCTGTGGAAATGGGGACTTGGGGACGGCGGCGCGCTCGACGCCGAGGATTTGGTCACGGGGCACCGGTTCAGGTGGAACGGCAAATGGCAGAGAGTGAGTTTCAATCCTCAGATCCTGCCCTTTGCGATCTGGCGCGTTCGCGCAGCGGAGGCATGA
- a CDS encoding MBL fold metallo-hydrolase, whose protein sequence is MNQAVELCSYPGLDERIIILRAGDEVDAVFVRTERFNVLIDTLGTPELCRMALDLLGDRGEDRPLIVVNSHMDWDHFWGNSAVSGRAPIIAHAAALDRLRDASTQQILKDKARLETRFANVELIGPDITFSGSMALNGGDLTLELIHTPGHTPDHIAVWIPELRICLAVDAVETPIPEVWSRSAHDLRQIRSSLTRIRDLDARLVIPAHGRSSSPSAVDENLAYFEALAVRIGGLCESQLADSELGITNGFRLDDFVAIPDGMPLGAAAFYRNCHETNLAATVQAHIEKLKSGGHA, encoded by the coding sequence GTGAACCAAGCGGTAGAATTGTGCTCCTATCCCGGTCTTGACGAGCGCATCATTATCCTCCGGGCGGGAGACGAGGTCGATGCCGTGTTTGTGCGGACCGAGAGGTTCAATGTCCTGATCGATACGCTCGGCACGCCCGAGCTGTGCCGGATGGCGCTGGATCTGCTTGGCGACAGAGGCGAGGATCGCCCGCTGATCGTCGTCAATTCGCATATGGATTGGGATCACTTCTGGGGAAACTCTGCGGTTTCAGGGCGTGCTCCGATCATCGCGCATGCCGCGGCACTCGACCGTCTGCGTGATGCCTCCACGCAGCAGATCCTGAAGGACAAGGCAAGACTGGAGACGCGGTTTGCGAATGTCGAACTCATCGGCCCGGATATCACCTTCTCCGGCTCGATGGCCCTGAACGGCGGCGATCTGACGCTCGAACTCATTCATACGCCGGGACACACGCCTGACCATATCGCCGTCTGGATCCCGGAACTCCGGATCTGCCTGGCCGTCGACGCGGTGGAAACTCCCATTCCCGAAGTCTGGAGCAGGAGTGCCCATGATCTTCGCCAGATCCGCTCCTCACTCACGCGGATCCGTGACCTTGATGCGAGACTGGTCATTCCCGCGCACGGCAGATCATCTTCGCCTTCGGCGGTGGATGAGAACCTTGCTTATTTCGAAGCCCTGGCTGTTCGCATCGGCGGTCTGTGTGAAAGCCAGCTGGCTGACTCTGAACTCGGCATTACAAATGGTTTCCGTCTTGACGACTTCGTCGCCATTCCCGACGGGATGCCTTTGGGCGCGGCGGCGTTCTACCGGAACTGCCATGAGACGAACCTTGCCGCTACGGTTCAGGCCCATATCGAAAAACTGAAATCTGGAGGCCATGCGTGA
- a CDS encoding DUF1778 domain-containing protein: protein MANTAPRKEIPVSMRFRDDDLAVIDRGAALTGLSRTEFMRRAAVHEAQMAILNESVIRLSPDAFDAFVTAIEAAPSAPSPKVVERLQRKAPWEN from the coding sequence ATGGCAAACACCGCTCCCCGCAAGGAAATACCCGTATCAATGCGTTTTCGCGATGATGATCTGGCAGTCATTGACCGTGGTGCAGCGCTCACGGGTCTCTCCCGGACAGAGTTTATGCGACGCGCTGCCGTGCATGAGGCGCAGATGGCGATCCTGAACGAAAGCGTCATCCGCCTGTCTCCCGATGCTTTCGATGCCTTTGTGACGGCAATCGAGGCGGCACCATCCGCGCCATCGCCGAAAGTAGTGGAACGCTTGCAGCGCAAGGCGCCTTGGGAAAATTGA
- a CDS encoding magnesium and cobalt transport protein CorA — translation MERLKDLDSVSARVGSGTASPPYERRGVVAAAVYEHGQRIRDIKIEEAGEWRNRENAIVWIGLHEPDEVLLHQIQAEFNLHPLAIEDAAQPHQRPKLEIYGEAMFIVARTAHMKDGEIVFGETHLFVGRGYVVSVRHGESSSYLAVRQRCEATPAALAHGENYILYSILDFIVDNYMPVIEVVQEEVEMLEDLVLREQLGKSDIERLYLLRRKLLRLRNAVVPLVDVCRRYEHIDLPGMDPTLQSLFRDVTDHVRRVQEDIDALREVLAFAFEASVMIGQTEQTAIARKLAAWAAILAVPTAIAGIYGMNFSDMPELKFQYGYFVVLGVIAVLCLSLFGFFRRRKWL, via the coding sequence TTGGAACGGCTGAAGGATCTGGACAGTGTTTCCGCGCGGGTCGGCAGCGGGACGGCGTCGCCTCCTTATGAACGACGCGGCGTCGTAGCTGCCGCCGTCTACGAGCATGGGCAGCGTATTCGCGACATCAAAATAGAGGAAGCCGGCGAGTGGCGGAACCGGGAAAATGCCATCGTCTGGATCGGCCTGCACGAGCCGGATGAAGTGCTGCTGCACCAGATCCAGGCCGAGTTCAATCTGCATCCGCTGGCGATCGAGGATGCGGCGCAGCCCCACCAGCGCCCGAAGCTGGAAATTTATGGGGAGGCGATGTTCATCGTCGCCCGCACCGCCCATATGAAGGACGGCGAAATCGTCTTCGGCGAAACGCATCTCTTCGTCGGCCGCGGTTACGTCGTTTCGGTCCGCCATGGGGAGTCGTCCTCATATCTGGCGGTAAGGCAGCGTTGCGAGGCGACGCCGGCAGCGCTTGCCCATGGTGAGAACTACATTCTCTATTCCATCCTGGATTTCATCGTCGACAACTACATGCCTGTCATCGAGGTGGTGCAGGAAGAGGTCGAGATGCTCGAGGATCTCGTGCTGCGCGAACAGTTGGGAAAATCTGACATCGAGCGGCTTTACCTGCTGCGGCGCAAGCTCCTTCGCCTGCGCAACGCCGTGGTGCCGCTTGTCGACGTCTGCCGGCGATACGAGCATATCGACCTTCCCGGCATGGATCCGACACTGCAGTCGCTGTTTCGCGATGTCACCGATCACGTGCGCCGGGTTCAGGAAGATATCGACGCGCTGCGCGAGGTACTCGCCTTCGCCTTCGAGGCCAGCGTCATGATCGGCCAGACGGAGCAGACGGCGATTGCCCGCAAGCTCGCCGCCTGGGCGGCGATCCTCGCCGTTCCCACCGCGATCGCCGGCATCTACGGCATGAATTTCAGCGATATGCCGGAATTGAAATTCCAGTATGGCTATTTCGTCGTATTGGGCGTCATCGCTGTCCTGTGCCTCAGCCTTTTCGGCTTCTTCCGCCGGCGAAAATGGCTTTAG
- a CDS encoding GNAT family N-acetyltransferase — protein sequence MALSNVELLDGRHRLQGFSCGKPSLDSWLQNFAASNQQRGFTRTFVVCDDDRVIGYYGLAPTVIEPNVVSRKIRTGRPPDPIPCLLIGQLAVDSRYRGKGIGSALVKDAFLRCVAGADIIGGRAIVVRAIDEEAERFWQSWDFMPSRDNSSIRIRSLEDIRAWLSGLGG from the coding sequence GTGGCGCTGTCAAATGTCGAGCTTCTTGACGGGCGTCATCGACTTCAGGGGTTTTCCTGTGGCAAGCCATCCCTGGATTCTTGGCTACAGAACTTTGCAGCATCGAACCAGCAACGTGGATTTACACGGACGTTTGTCGTTTGCGACGACGATAGGGTGATCGGCTATTACGGCCTCGCACCGACGGTCATCGAGCCCAACGTCGTATCACGCAAGATCAGAACTGGACGTCCGCCCGATCCGATTCCCTGCCTCTTGATCGGGCAATTGGCCGTGGATAGCCGCTATAGGGGCAAAGGTATCGGATCGGCACTCGTGAAGGATGCCTTTCTTCGCTGCGTTGCCGGAGCCGATATCATCGGCGGACGGGCCATCGTCGTCCGTGCGATCGATGAAGAAGCCGAGCGGTTCTGGCAGAGCTGGGATTTTATGCCCTCGCGCGACAACTCATCGATTCGTATTCGCTCACTGGAGGATATTCGTGCATGGCTTTCAGGTCTCGGTGGATAG
- a CDS encoding phosphotransferase, whose translation MKLLEGGRTGQIWRDGDTVIRPSGAWTPTTHRFLRHLGRKGFSAAPQPIQITGDDQEVVSYVAGRVCEDLSDPIVGSERMLMSAARLLRDLHTASQGFLESDDDAQIWMLPPQEPREIVCHGDYAPYNVAAVNQEAVGIIDFDTAHPAPRLWDLAYAVYRWAPLSDPANPSVAFGLDDQLRRAKIFCNAYGATMEERRQLPEMICSRLQALVDFMLARAAAGDEIFAEDVDAGDARLYLNDIGYIGIHRNRLLKALS comes from the coding sequence GTGAAATTATTGGAGGGCGGGCGAACCGGACAGATCTGGCGCGACGGGGATACCGTCATCAGACCATCCGGCGCATGGACGCCGACCACGCACCGGTTCTTGCGCCATCTCGGAAGGAAAGGCTTTTCGGCAGCTCCGCAGCCCATTCAAATTACCGGCGACGATCAGGAGGTCGTCAGCTACGTCGCCGGGCGCGTCTGTGAAGACCTCAGTGATCCCATTGTCGGATCGGAGCGCATGCTGATGTCAGCAGCGAGACTTCTGCGCGATCTTCATACTGCATCTCAAGGCTTTCTGGAATCGGATGACGATGCTCAGATATGGATGTTGCCGCCGCAGGAGCCACGTGAGATCGTCTGTCACGGAGACTATGCGCCCTATAATGTCGCGGCCGTCAATCAGGAGGCTGTCGGGATCATCGATTTCGACACTGCCCATCCCGCCCCGCGCCTTTGGGATCTCGCCTATGCGGTCTATCGCTGGGCGCCCCTCTCCGATCCTGCCAACCCCTCGGTGGCATTCGGTCTGGACGACCAGCTGCGGCGGGCGAAAATCTTCTGCAACGCCTATGGCGCGACGATGGAAGAACGGCGCCAGCTTCCCGAGATGATCTGCAGCCGGCTTCAAGCCCTCGTCGATTTCATGTTGGCAAGGGCTGCGGCCGGCGACGAAATCTTCGCGGAAGACGTCGATGCAGGAGACGCCAGGCTCTATCTGAACGACATCGGCTATATCGGGATACACCGAAATCGGCTGTTGAAAGCGCTGTCCTGA